GTATCAGAGATGGGCCGCGAGGCTGGGTTTAGGATCCCGGTCGCGGTCACGCGAAAGTTGTGGGACGAGTATATAGTACCTGACCCGCGCTCTGTCCCCTACGGCCAGAGTGTGGACGGTCGCCTCTGGGATACCCTGTGGATGAGCCACCTCGCGGCCCGCTGCAGGCCGGACACGGACCGCGTGCAGTACAGCGTGCAGTACAAGGTCATCTACATCATGAAAACCGCACAGCGGAGGGGGATCACTCTGGAGATGCGGGTCGGGGCCGCAGACCCACAGGGTCGCCCCTGCATCACGATCATGCTCCCGGGGGAGGACTGATGGACCCCGCCCCACATCCTCGGACCACCAGGATGCTGATCGGCGATGTGGAGATCGTCGATAGCGTCGAGGACAACCGCGTGCAGGTGTTTTTCCCCGGCAAGCCGGCCGAGGAGGTGCGCAAGCGGCTCAAGTCGTCCGGGTTCCGGTGGTCGCCCAGGAACGGGTGTTGGCAATCGTACCGCGGTGCGGGGTACCTCGCCGCGGCGCAAAAAATAGTTTCCTAATCTACTCTATTTTTCCCACTTCGTAACCATAAAGCGGCCAAACGGCCCCTTCCGTTCTGGCCGGAAGTCCAGAAGGCCGACCTTCGCCCCTGCATCATCCACGACCGTCCTGAGTTGCGCCTCCGTCAGCATTTCAGGATCGTAATCGAGGGTGAACCGAACTTCCCACTGGTCCAGACGCGGACGGTACCGAACTATCCGGCCCTTTGTCGCAGAGATCACGACGGGGCGCGCGTCGATCTTGTAGTCGGTCGTCCCCAGGCCGCACTGGTCCGGGGAAACGAACACGCAGGC
The Methanofollis sp. W23 genome window above contains:
- a CDS encoding DUF6573 family protein, whose amino-acid sequence is MEQKQVPLFTEVDLISIYTREDAIRDGLLVDVSEMGREAGFRIPVAVTRKLWDEYIVPDPRSVPYGQSVDGRLWDTLWMSHLAARCRPDTDRVQYSVQYKVIYIMKTAQRRGITLEMRVGAADPQGRPCITIMLPGED